The Halomonas sp. HAL1 genome segment CGCAATATCGGTGGCCATCCAAGCTTCCTTTTGGTTTGGTGATGTTAGGGGGTCAACGTATCAGAAAACTGCGCTAAACGCTGTGGTTAGGTATGCTAGAAAAAAATAGGTTATTGATTACGTTTAAAATTGGCCTTAATACCAACGACACAGGGAGGGAATATGATAAAACGTGCGGCTAATTTTTGGTGGAAAGTCACCCAAGACGCCACCTCATTATGGCTGGAACGCAATGCGTTTAGCTATGCGGCTTCGCTCGCGTTTTATACGCTTTTCTCACTGGCACCCACGATTATTATTGCCGTCACGGTCATCGGTGTTGTGATGGGAGAAGAGGCCGCTCAGGGACAAATAGTCGCTCAACTACAGGGCACTTTAGGCACGGATGCCGCCGTCGCCATTCAAGACGCCGTTGCTCAATCCAGAATCGAAGAGTCTGGCCTTTTGCCCACGCTATTAGGTGTCGGCGCGCTTGTGGTAGGCGCCACCACTGTTTTTGCACAAATGCAGTTTTCACTCAATACAATTTGGGGCGTGACAGCCAAGCCAACCTCTAACAGTGCGTTAAGGTTTATCAAAAGCCGCTTGCTCTCGCTAACCGTAGTGCTGTCTATCGGATTTATACTGCTAGTGTCATTAGTGCTAGGGGTTGTGTTACGTGGCATGCTGTTTGCGGCGGACAATCTATTCCCATTCGCTAGCCTGTTTACCACCACACTTGAGTCGCTCATCTCTGTCGCCATGGTGACCCTCCTATTTGCGACTATTTTTAAGGTGCTTCCCGACGTGGTGCTGCGCTGGCAAGATGTGTTGATTGGTGCCGTTGTTACCGCCGTGCTATTTACCCTGGGCCGAAGCGTGATCGCGATCTACCTGGCTTATACGGCGACAGCGTCTACCTATGGTGCTGCCGGTTCAGTGGTAATGATCTTGCTGTGGGTCTACTACAGTTCGCTGATACTGTTGTTCGGCGCGGCATTTACACGCTCCTTACTGCTACGTCGTGGCCGTCCACTGGTACCGCGTAACAGCGCCGTGCTGATCAAGCATGAGTTTATGTAACATATAGTACGAGGAGGAAAGGATGACTGACTGCTGTGTAC includes the following:
- a CDS encoding YihY/virulence factor BrkB family protein; protein product: MIKRAANFWWKVTQDATSLWLERNAFSYAASLAFYTLFSLAPTIIIAVTVIGVVMGEEAAQGQIVAQLQGTLGTDAAVAIQDAVAQSRIEESGLLPTLLGVGALVVGATTVFAQMQFSLNTIWGVTAKPTSNSALRFIKSRLLSLTVVLSIGFILLVSLVLGVVLRGMLFAADNLFPFASLFTTTLESLISVAMVTLLFATIFKVLPDVVLRWQDVLIGAVVTAVLFTLGRSVIAIYLAYTATASTYGAAGSVVMILLWVYYSSLILLFGAAFTRSLLLRRGRPLVPRNSAVLIKHEFM